A part of Larkinella insperata genomic DNA contains:
- a CDS encoding DUF1338 domain-containing protein, with protein MTPSSNRLQTLDAVLDGLMSRYRERVPDVLGIINALVDEKVIPSADAIENDHIAFRTMGVPSLGIQSFEKIFLHYGYEKREPYDFKEKKLNAYWYSPPKPHYPRIFVSELRVRDLSDEAQHIIYRYTDSVVFDPVDGLDLDDAQAVDQFLHQPLWQTPTREDYLTLLAESEYAAWVIYNRYYLNHFTISVHNLKPGYNTIQAFTDFLEKRGFKLNNAGGKIKISPDGGLLQASTVAQLLDAEFANGQTHRIAGSYVEFAERRVLPEFQHLPPDQIRREHRRDGFEAGNADKIFESTFTSQTGKS; from the coding sequence ATGACCCCATCATCCAACCGACTGCAAACGCTCGACGCCGTTCTAGACGGCCTGATGAGCCGCTACCGGGAGCGCGTGCCGGACGTATTAGGCATCATTAACGCGCTGGTCGACGAGAAGGTGATTCCGTCGGCCGACGCCATTGAAAACGACCATATTGCTTTCCGGACGATGGGCGTACCGAGCCTGGGCATCCAGTCGTTCGAGAAGATTTTTCTGCACTACGGCTACGAAAAGCGCGAACCGTACGATTTCAAGGAAAAGAAGCTGAACGCCTACTGGTACAGCCCGCCGAAACCGCACTACCCGCGCATTTTCGTCAGCGAGCTGCGGGTGCGCGACCTGTCGGACGAAGCGCAGCACATTATTTACCGGTATACGGATTCGGTGGTTTTCGATCCGGTTGACGGCCTGGATCTGGACGATGCCCAGGCCGTCGACCAGTTTTTGCACCAGCCGCTCTGGCAAACGCCCACGCGGGAAGACTACCTGACCCTGCTGGCCGAAAGCGAATATGCCGCCTGGGTCATTTACAACCGGTATTACCTAAATCACTTCACGATCAGCGTTCATAACCTGAAACCGGGCTACAACACCATTCAGGCGTTTACGGACTTTCTGGAGAAACGCGGTTTCAAGCTCAACAACGCGGGCGGCAAAATCAAGATCAGTCCGGACGGAGGCTTGTTGCAGGCTTCGACGGTGGCGCAACTGCTGGACGCAGAGTTTGCCAACGGCCAGACCCACCGGATTGCGGGTTCCTACGTTGAGTTTGCCGAACGGCGCGTCCTGCCCGAATTCCAGCACCTTCCGCCCGACCAGATCCGGCGCGAACACCGGCGCGACGGTTTCGAAGCCGGAAATGCCGACAAGATTTTTGAAAGTACGTTTACCTCGCAGACGGGAAAAAGCTAG